The Actinocorallia herbida DNA window CCGCCCGTCACCTGCGACGGGCGGCCTTCTTCATGCCCTCGTTCCCCCTCCCCGGGGAGGACTCCGCGCCGACGACTTGCCAACGACACGCTTCCGATATATCGTTGAGCCATCGACAAACAGTCGAGACACTTACCGGAAGGAAGCGATCATGTATCGCCATCACGAAGAGAACATGGGTCCGCGGCGAGGCCGCGGCAGGCGCGGCGACTTCGGCCCCTGGGGCCCCGGCGGCGGCGGCCCCCGCGGAGGCGGACTCGGCGGCCCCGGCGGCAGGCGCGGACGCGCCCGTCGCGGCAACGTCAAGGCGGCGCTGCTGGCCCTCCTCGCCGAGCGCCCCATGCACGGCTACGAGATGATCAGCGAGCTGGAGAACAGGACGGGCGGCATCTGGCGGCCCAGCCCCGGCTCGGTCTACCCCACCCTCCAGCTCCTGGAGGAAGAGGGCCTGGTCACCAGCGCCGAGCAGGAAGGCAAGCGCCTTTTCACCATCACCGAGCAGGGCGCGACCACCGCGGCCGCCGACCCGGAGCCCTGGCGCGCCGTCGCCGACGCCGCGGGGGACTCCGCGGTCAAGGCACGCGAATCGGTCCACCAGCTCGCCGTGGCGCTCAAGCAGGTCATGATGGCCGGCACCGAGGAGCAGCAGGCCCGCTCCCTGGAGATCGTCGGGGACGCCAAGCGCAAGCTCTACG harbors:
- a CDS encoding PadR family transcriptional regulator translates to MYRHHEENMGPRRGRGRRGDFGPWGPGGGGPRGGGLGGPGGRRGRARRGNVKAALLALLAERPMHGYEMISELENRTGGIWRPSPGSVYPTLQLLEEEGLVTSAEQEGKRLFTITEQGATTAAADPEPWRAVADAAGDSAVKARESVHQLAVALKQVMMAGTEEQQARSLEIVGDAKRKLYGILAES